A DNA window from Sulfitobacter noctilucicola contains the following coding sequences:
- a CDS encoding NAD kinase: protein MSLKISFAASRAAVAQTARAALIGRYGDVPADEADVIVALGGDGFMLQTLHDTQALPAPVYGMNRGTIGFLMNVYAEGDLVERLEQAERAVINPLAMKAVHMDGTVSEALAINEVALLREGPQAAKLQIRVDGRLRLEELVCDGALVATPAGSTAYNYSAHGPILPIGADVLALTAMSAFRPRRWRGALLPKAAVVQFDVLEPEKRPVMADADGKSHRDVITVEIRSEPSIEHAILFDPGHGLEERLISEQFT, encoded by the coding sequence ATGTCATTGAAAATATCTTTCGCGGCCAGCCGCGCGGCGGTGGCCCAGACAGCGCGGGCCGCATTGATCGGACGCTATGGCGATGTGCCAGCTGATGAAGCGGACGTGATCGTCGCACTGGGCGGGGACGGGTTCATGTTGCAGACCTTGCATGACACCCAGGCCTTGCCGGCACCTGTCTACGGCATGAACCGGGGGACCATCGGGTTCTTGATGAACGTCTACGCTGAAGGTGATCTGGTCGAGCGTCTGGAACAGGCGGAGCGTGCGGTCATCAACCCGCTGGCGATGAAAGCCGTACATATGGATGGCACGGTGTCCGAGGCGCTGGCGATCAACGAGGTCGCTTTGCTGCGCGAAGGTCCACAGGCGGCCAAGCTGCAAATTCGTGTGGACGGGCGGCTAAGGCTCGAAGAGCTGGTTTGTGATGGCGCGCTTGTGGCCACTCCGGCGGGATCGACGGCATATAACTATTCGGCGCATGGCCCCATTCTGCCAATTGGCGCGGATGTGCTTGCGTTGACTGCGATGTCGGCGTTCCGGCCAAGGCGCTGGCGCGGTGCATTACTGCCCAAGGCGGCGGTTGTGCAGTTCGACGTTCTGGAGCCGGAAAAGCGGCCTGTGATGGCGGATGCTGATGGAAAGTCGCACCGTGATGTTATCACGGTTGAAATCCGGTCAGAACCTTCGATCGAACACGCTATTCTGTTTGATCCGGGCCATGGACTGGAAGAGCGGCTGATCTCAGAACAATTCACCTGA
- a CDS encoding DUF2160 domain-containing protein: MEWMAWTWPTALFFGIIAVTLITFTMLAIKYPEVPRNGVLGIETTRGDRLFITLLGSAFINLAWLGLLSAPQWGALVVCFFYALAVFRWV, translated from the coding sequence ATGGAATGGATGGCATGGACATGGCCGACGGCCCTTTTCTTCGGGATCATCGCGGTCACGCTGATCACCTTCACAATGCTGGCGATCAAATACCCAGAGGTGCCGCGTAACGGAGTCCTGGGGATCGAAACGACGCGGGGTGATCGCTTGTTCATCACGCTGCTGGGCTCTGCCTTTATCAATTTGGCATGGCTTGGGTTGCTCAGCGCGCCGCAATGGGGTGCGCTGGTCGTCTGCTTTTTCTACGCCTTGGCAGTCTTTCGCTGGGTCTGA
- a CDS encoding adenylate/guanylate cyclase domain-containing protein — MAAPASEDFKMTAALADLTNWLIQQGLENTAVETWLNECCFRLVDAGIPLLRVNMTVRAHHPEIGTVAFRWHREDGNEKLSYQRGQSAPDDYLRSPIYYLVTHPIAELRQKLDVVDPEREFPIYDDLRAQGATEYFATKRFFLRTDHSAASNPMRTEEGMIISLSTDAPGGFTDAQLDGMRALLPSLCLTLKCGANRLMAEDITAAYLGRDASRRVLSGDIMRGSSETLSAVIWYFDLQGFTKLSETLPGTAIIELLNDYFAEAVDVVEKNGGNVLKFMGDGMLAIFDLNAVDDAGRVAVEAAAELRDTFDEINKRREADEMPTTGFTLALHAGDVHYGNIGGKTRLDFTVIGPAVNTTARILGMCSAVDQTIVISSAVAAPLSDSRKDLVSLGQYRMRGVTDRQELFTLD; from the coding sequence ATGGCAGCACCGGCATCAGAAGATTTTAAGATGACGGCTGCCTTGGCCGACCTGACGAACTGGCTGATCCAGCAAGGACTGGAAAATACTGCGGTCGAAACATGGCTGAACGAATGCTGCTTTCGGCTGGTCGATGCCGGTATTCCACTTTTGCGGGTAAACATGACCGTTCGTGCCCATCACCCAGAAATCGGGACCGTTGCGTTTCGCTGGCACCGCGAAGACGGCAATGAAAAACTGTCTTACCAACGGGGACAAAGTGCGCCGGACGATTACTTGCGCAGCCCGATCTATTATCTTGTGACCCACCCCATTGCGGAGCTACGTCAAAAGCTTGATGTCGTGGACCCCGAACGGGAATTCCCGATTTACGATGATCTGCGCGCGCAAGGTGCGACGGAATACTTTGCCACGAAACGGTTCTTCCTGCGAACGGATCATTCCGCGGCAAGCAACCCGATGCGGACCGAAGAGGGCATGATAATCTCTTTAAGCACAGATGCGCCCGGTGGATTTACCGATGCGCAGCTTGACGGCATGCGTGCGCTTTTGCCCTCTCTGTGTCTTACGCTGAAATGCGGTGCGAACCGTCTGATGGCCGAAGATATTACTGCGGCCTATCTGGGGCGCGACGCCAGCAGACGTGTGTTGTCTGGCGACATCATGCGGGGCTCTTCCGAGACCCTGTCGGCGGTCATCTGGTATTTCGATCTGCAAGGCTTCACAAAGCTGTCCGAAACCCTGCCCGGTACGGCGATCATCGAATTGCTGAATGACTATTTTGCCGAAGCCGTTGATGTGGTGGAAAAAAATGGCGGCAACGTGCTCAAATTTATGGGTGACGGTATGCTGGCGATCTTTGATCTGAACGCCGTGGACGACGCAGGTCGGGTCGCCGTCGAAGCTGCTGCTGAGTTGCGTGACACCTTCGATGAAATCAATAAACGACGCGAGGCAGATGAAATGCCGACAACGGGCTTTACACTCGCCCTGCACGCGGGTGACGTACACTACGGAAATATCGGTGGCAAAACACGGCTCGATTTTACAGTGATCGGCCCTGCGGTAAATACAACGGCACGCATTCTTGGAATGTGCAGCGCAGTTGATCAGACCATCGTTATTTCATCGGCTGTTGCAGCCCCATTGAGCGATAGCCGTAAGGATCTGGTTTCTTTGGGCCAGTACCGGATGCGCGGTGTCACTGACCGGCAAGAGCTCTTTACCCTCGATTGA
- a CDS encoding iron-containing alcohol dehydrogenase has protein sequence MRFSYLSPSALHFGRGQRHQTVELARTYGATILIVHGSNAARAQWLLSAFEGAGLNPDTVACHNEPSLPQIEEAVAQFRSHPPDVVIGLGGGSVMDSAKALAALIPSSGPVLAYLEGVGEGRALEHPPIPMIALPTTAGTGSEVTKNAVVAVPDQGVKVSLRDPRMIPDAAIIDPDLMQGAPRTVALAAGLDAVTQVIEPYLTLKANPMTDALAAAAIPEGLGALRKVVESDSAEAWDKLAWVSTCGGLALANAGLGAVHGFAGVIGGQTGAPHGEVCGTLLPAVLRSHLAHAEAGTEIARRVAWVNDRIEEQFEGGIGGLAQWSRDMGLRGLGAMGLSPDQYHNIAEKSGKASSMKGNPFTLSNAELVEILAASA, from the coding sequence ATGAGATTTTCCTACTTGAGTCCGTCGGCACTGCATTTCGGTCGCGGGCAGCGCCACCAGACGGTTGAGCTTGCCCGGACCTACGGCGCCACGATTCTGATCGTGCACGGCTCCAACGCAGCGCGTGCGCAGTGGCTGCTCAGCGCGTTTGAGGGCGCTGGCTTAAACCCGGATACAGTTGCCTGCCATAATGAACCCAGTCTTCCGCAGATCGAAGAAGCCGTCGCCCAATTCAGGTCGCATCCACCGGACGTCGTGATAGGCCTTGGTGGCGGGTCAGTGATGGATTCTGCCAAAGCGTTGGCGGCGCTCATACCGTCAAGTGGACCTGTATTGGCCTATCTGGAAGGGGTCGGAGAGGGGCGTGCGCTTGAGCATCCTCCCATCCCGATGATTGCTTTGCCTACTACTGCGGGCACCGGTTCGGAAGTCACAAAAAATGCGGTGGTCGCAGTCCCTGACCAAGGCGTCAAAGTAAGCCTGCGCGATCCCCGTATGATACCGGATGCCGCAATTATTGACCCTGATCTGATGCAGGGCGCACCACGTACAGTAGCGCTTGCCGCCGGGTTGGACGCCGTCACTCAGGTGATCGAACCGTATCTTACCCTCAAGGCGAACCCCATGACAGATGCGCTCGCAGCCGCAGCGATCCCCGAAGGTCTTGGCGCATTGCGCAAAGTGGTAGAAAGCGACAGCGCAGAGGCTTGGGACAAATTGGCATGGGTCAGCACCTGTGGCGGTCTGGCTTTGGCTAACGCGGGGCTGGGGGCCGTACACGGTTTCGCCGGTGTGATCGGGGGGCAAACAGGCGCGCCCCATGGCGAGGTCTGTGGCACGCTGTTGCCTGCGGTGCTCCGCTCGCATCTGGCTCACGCTGAAGCAGGCACAGAAATCGCGCGGCGTGTCGCGTGGGTAAATGACCGGATCGAAGAGCAGTTCGAGGGCGGCATAGGCGGACTGGCGCAATGGTCGCGCGACATGGGCCTGCGCGGATTGGGGGCGATGGGTTTGTCGCCAGACCAATACCACAACATTGCAGAGAAATCTGGCAAAGCGTCTTCCATGAAAGGTAATCCTTTCACGTTATCAAACGCAGAACTTGTCGAGATTCTCGCCGCATCGGCTTGA
- a CDS encoding ABC transporter substrate-binding protein produces the protein MNLRLKGTTAIALATCMFAAPAFADMEAAKAFLDSEIGEMSTLSRADQEAELQFFVDAAEPYKGMEINVVSETIGTHEYEANVLAPAFEAITGIKVTHDLIGEGDVVEKLQTQMQSGENIYDAYINDSDLIGTHWRYQQARNLTDWMAGEGAAVTNPNLDLEDFIGLSFTTGPDGKVYQLPDQQFANLYWFRYDWFNDEQNKADFKEKYGYDLGVPVNWTAYEDIAEFFTGRDLSRMGVEGEVFGNMDYGKKDPSLGWRYTDAWMSMAGMGDVGEPNGLPVDEWGIRVNENSQPVGSCVARGGATNGPAAVYAVTKAIEWLQKYSPPAAAGMTFSEAGPIPAQGNVAQQMFWYTAFTAASVEPDLPVMNEDGTPKWRMAPSPHGAYWTEGTKIGYQDAGSWTLMKSTPVDRAQAAWLYAQFVTSKTVDVKKSHVGLTFIRESTIQHESFTERAPKLGGLVEFYRSPARVQWSPTGTNVPDYPKLAQLWWQNIGDAMSGAKTPQEALDSLCADQEKVLIRLERAGVQGDLGPVMNEERDAEYWLSQPGSPKAKLANEDEEPKTIAYDELIKSWQ, from the coding sequence ATGAACTTGCGATTAAAGGGAACCACGGCGATTGCGCTGGCGACATGTATGTTTGCCGCACCCGCATTTGCCGACATGGAGGCCGCAAAGGCTTTCCTTGATAGTGAGATCGGCGAGATGTCGACACTGTCACGTGCGGACCAGGAAGCGGAGCTGCAGTTCTTTGTGGATGCAGCAGAGCCGTACAAGGGCATGGAAATCAATGTGGTGTCCGAGACCATCGGCACGCATGAATACGAGGCCAACGTTCTGGCACCCGCATTCGAAGCAATCACAGGTATCAAGGTTACACATGACCTGATCGGTGAGGGCGATGTTGTCGAAAAACTGCAAACACAGATGCAGTCGGGCGAGAACATCTATGACGCCTATATCAACGATTCCGACCTGATCGGCACGCACTGGCGTTACCAGCAGGCACGCAACCTGACCGACTGGATGGCGGGTGAGGGTGCTGCAGTGACCAACCCGAACCTCGACTTGGAAGATTTCATCGGTCTGTCGTTCACCACCGGTCCTGATGGCAAAGTCTATCAGTTGCCCGACCAGCAGTTCGCGAACCTCTATTGGTTCCGCTACGATTGGTTCAACGACGAACAGAACAAAGCGGACTTCAAAGAGAAGTACGGCTACGACCTTGGTGTGCCGGTCAACTGGACCGCGTACGAAGACATCGCCGAGTTCTTTACCGGTCGCGACCTGTCGCGGATGGGTGTCGAAGGCGAAGTCTTTGGCAACATGGACTACGGCAAGAAAGACCCGTCACTGGGTTGGCGGTATACTGATGCGTGGATGTCCATGGCTGGCATGGGCGACGTCGGTGAGCCGAACGGTCTGCCTGTGGACGAATGGGGCATCCGTGTGAACGAAAATTCACAGCCCGTTGGTTCCTGTGTGGCACGTGGTGGCGCAACCAATGGTCCGGCTGCTGTCTATGCGGTGACCAAGGCGATTGAATGGCTGCAAAAGTACTCGCCCCCTGCGGCGGCCGGTATGACGTTCTCTGAAGCGGGTCCAATCCCTGCGCAGGGCAATGTTGCACAGCAGATGTTCTGGTACACCGCCTTTACCGCCGCGTCGGTAGAGCCTGATCTGCCTGTGATGAACGAGGACGGCACGCCCAAGTGGCGCATGGCCCCATCCCCGCACGGTGCATATTGGACCGAAGGCACCAAGATCGGCTATCAGGATGCCGGTTCATGGACGCTGATGAAATCCACACCGGTGGACCGCGCACAGGCCGCATGGCTTTATGCGCAGTTCGTCACATCCAAAACGGTAGACGTAAAGAAAAGCCACGTTGGTCTGACATTCATTCGTGAATCCACGATCCAGCACGAGAGCTTTACAGAGCGCGCGCCGAAACTGGGTGGTCTGGTGGAATTCTACCGCTCGCCTGCACGTGTTCAGTGGTCACCAACCGGTACAAACGTACCTGATTATCCCAAGCTGGCTCAGCTGTGGTGGCAGAACATCGGCGACGCAATGTCCGGTGCAAAGACACCTCAGGAAGCGCTGGATTCGCTTTGCGCAGATCAGGAAAAGGTTCTAATCCGTCTTGAGCGCGCAGGCGTACAGGGGGATCTGGGTCCGGTCATGAACGAAGAGCGTGACGCGGAGTACTGGTTGTCGCAGCCCGGTTCGCCAAAAGCGAAACTGGCGAACGAGGACGAAGAGCCCAAGACCATCGCTTATGACGAGTTGATCAAATCCTGGCAGTAA
- the glpK gene encoding glycerol kinase GlpK: MTHVLAIDQGTTSSRTIVFDAGLHPIASAQEEFPQHFPQSGWVEHDPADLWDTTLRTCRGALEKAELQAVDIAAIGITNQRETVIVWDKTTGEPVYNAIVWQDRRTADTCRQLREAGHEEIIIERTGLLLDPYFSGTKLKWILESVDGVGTRAAEGDLLFGTVDCFLIWKLTGGKVHATDATNAARTMLYDIRKGRWSTTICEMLGIPMSMLPEVKDCAADFGVTEKSLLGGEIPIHGVAGDQQAATVGQACFEPGMLKSTYGTGCFALMNTGETPVVSKNRLLTTIAYQLDGKPTYALEGSIFVAGAVVQWLRDGLQIIKDASETQALAESADPKQNVVLVPAFVGLGAPYWNPDCRGAVYGLTRATGPAEMAKAALESVGFQTRDLLEAMSADWKTDGVQPTLRVDGGMVASDWAMQFLSDIIGAEVDRPKVQETTALGVAWLAGMHAGVYPDRETFAATWAQDRQFAPAMDEDTRTEKYSVWKRAIQATLSV; encoded by the coding sequence ATGACTCATGTTCTTGCCATTGACCAGGGCACCACATCGTCGCGCACGATTGTGTTTGATGCCGGGTTACATCCCATCGCGAGCGCGCAGGAAGAATTTCCGCAGCACTTTCCACAGTCAGGTTGGGTAGAGCATGACCCCGCCGACCTTTGGGATACCACGCTGCGCACCTGCCGCGGGGCGCTGGAAAAAGCGGAACTGCAGGCGGTAGACATCGCAGCCATCGGTATCACCAACCAGCGCGAAACCGTCATTGTCTGGGACAAGACAACGGGTGAGCCAGTTTATAATGCCATCGTTTGGCAGGACCGCCGCACAGCGGACACGTGCCGCCAGCTGCGAGAGGCCGGACACGAAGAGATAATTATCGAGCGGACAGGGCTGCTGCTGGACCCATATTTTTCAGGCACCAAACTGAAGTGGATTCTCGAGAGTGTTGATGGCGTAGGTACGCGCGCCGCCGAAGGTGATTTGCTCTTCGGAACGGTCGACTGTTTCCTGATCTGGAAACTGACTGGCGGCAAGGTTCACGCCACAGATGCCACCAATGCTGCACGCACGATGCTTTACGATATACGCAAAGGGCGTTGGAGCACGACTATTTGCGAAATGCTGGGCATTCCGATGTCGATGCTGCCCGAGGTCAAAGACTGCGCGGCTGATTTTGGCGTCACCGAAAAAAGCTTGTTGGGTGGCGAGATCCCGATCCACGGTGTTGCAGGTGATCAGCAAGCAGCAACCGTCGGGCAGGCCTGCTTCGAGCCGGGGATGCTCAAATCCACCTACGGCACCGGATGTTTTGCGCTCATGAATACCGGAGAGACACCGGTGGTTTCTAAAAACCGGCTGCTTACAACAATCGCCTACCAGCTGGACGGCAAGCCCACATACGCGTTGGAAGGCTCGATCTTTGTTGCTGGTGCCGTGGTGCAATGGTTGCGTGACGGTTTGCAGATCATCAAAGATGCCAGTGAAACTCAGGCTTTGGCCGAGTCGGCTGACCCCAAGCAGAACGTGGTGCTGGTGCCCGCCTTTGTGGGGTTGGGCGCGCCGTATTGGAACCCAGACTGTCGCGGGGCTGTCTATGGTTTGACACGCGCCACAGGTCCCGCAGAGATGGCGAAAGCGGCGCTTGAAAGCGTTGGTTTCCAGACACGCGACTTGCTGGAAGCGATGTCAGCGGATTGGAAAACTGACGGCGTGCAACCCACGCTAAGAGTAGATGGTGGCATGGTTGCGAGCGATTGGGCGATGCAATTCCTGTCTGACATAATCGGTGCCGAAGTTGACCGCCCGAAGGTGCAGGAGACCACTGCACTCGGTGTGGCGTGGCTCGCCGGGATGCATGCGGGCGTCTATCCGGACCGAGAGACCTTCGCAGCGACATGGGCGCAAGACAGGCAGTTCGCACCAGCGATGGATGAGGACACCCGTACCGAGAAATATTCAGTCTGGAAGCGGGCCATTCAGGCCACGCTGAGCGTATAA
- the glyA gene encoding serine hydroxymethyltransferase, protein MNDFFTASLADTDPDVMSAITGELGRQRNEIELIASENIVSAAVLEAQGSVMTNKYAEGYPGRRYYGGCEWVDVAENLAIERACKLFECDFANVQPNSGSQANQGVFQALLQPGDTILGMSLDAGGHLTHGAKPNQSGKWFNAIQYGVRKQDNLLDYDQVQELATEHQPKMIIAGGSAIPRQIDFARMREIADSVGAYLHVDMAHFAGLVAAGEHPSPFPHAHVATTTTHKTLRGPRGGMILTNDEALAKKFNSAIFPGIQGGPLMHVIAGKAVAFGEALRPEFKTYIQQVIKNAQALSDQLIKGGLDTVTHGTDTHVVLVDLRPKGVKGNTTDKALGRAHITCNKNGVPFDPEKPTVTSGIRLGSPAGTTRGFKEAEFRQIADWIIEVVDGLAANGEEGNAAVEAKVKAEVEALCAKFPMYPNL, encoded by the coding sequence ATGAATGACTTCTTCACAGCCTCGCTTGCCGACACCGACCCGGATGTGATGTCCGCCATCACTGGTGAGCTGGGCCGCCAGCGTAACGAGATTGAGCTGATCGCCTCCGAAAACATCGTCTCAGCTGCTGTTCTTGAGGCACAGGGTTCGGTCATGACGAACAAATACGCCGAAGGTTATCCGGGACGGCGCTACTATGGCGGATGTGAGTGGGTCGATGTGGCTGAAAACCTCGCCATTGAACGCGCCTGCAAATTGTTCGAATGCGACTTTGCAAACGTACAGCCGAATTCGGGCTCCCAAGCGAACCAAGGTGTGTTTCAGGCGCTGCTGCAGCCCGGCGATACGATCCTCGGTATGTCCCTCGACGCTGGTGGTCACCTGACTCACGGGGCCAAGCCAAACCAGTCAGGCAAATGGTTTAATGCAATCCAGTACGGCGTACGCAAGCAGGACAACCTGCTGGACTACGATCAGGTGCAGGAACTTGCGACCGAGCATCAGCCAAAGATGATTATCGCAGGTGGTTCGGCCATTCCGCGACAGATTGATTTTGCCCGCATGCGCGAGATCGCAGATTCAGTCGGGGCCTATCTGCACGTTGATATGGCGCACTTCGCAGGCCTCGTGGCAGCGGGTGAGCATCCGTCCCCTTTCCCGCATGCCCATGTGGCAACCACCACCACGCACAAAACACTGCGCGGACCACGCGGGGGGATGATCCTCACCAATGACGAGGCGCTGGCGAAAAAGTTCAACTCTGCCATCTTCCCCGGTATTCAGGGTGGCCCGTTGATGCACGTCATCGCAGGTAAGGCAGTGGCCTTTGGCGAAGCACTGCGGCCCGAGTTCAAAACCTACATCCAGCAGGTCATCAAAAACGCCCAGGCATTGTCCGATCAACTGATCAAAGGCGGGTTGGATACGGTTACACACGGTACAGACACCCACGTGGTGCTGGTTGACCTGCGCCCCAAAGGCGTAAAGGGCAACACGACCGATAAGGCTCTGGGCCGCGCGCACATCACCTGCAACAAGAACGGTGTGCCATTTGACCCTGAAAAGCCTACGGTCACGTCCGGTATCCGTCTAGGTTCCCCCGCGGGCACAACGCGCGGCTTCAAAGAAGCCGAGTTCCGCCAGATTGCCGATTGGATCATCGAAGTCGTCGACGGGTTGGCCGCGAATGGCGAAGAAGGCAACGCAGCGGTTGAGGCCAAGGTGAAAGCCGAAGTTGAAGCGCTTTGTGCCAAGTTTCCGATGTATCCAAACCTTTGA
- a CDS encoding CsbD family protein, with the protein MNWDTVKGKWGQMTGEVKSKWGELTDDEITEAEGDREKLVGKIQERYGIAKDEAERQVDEFAAKF; encoded by the coding sequence ATGAATTGGGATACAGTCAAAGGTAAATGGGGTCAGATGACCGGTGAAGTGAAATCCAAGTGGGGCGAGCTGACCGACGACGAGATCACCGAAGCAGAAGGCGACCGTGAAAAGCTGGTCGGCAAAATTCAGGAACGTTACGGTATCGCGAAAGATGAAGCCGAGCGTCAGGTAGACGAGTTTGCAGCAAAATTCTGA